One region of Tachysurus vachellii isolate PV-2020 chromosome 11, HZAU_Pvac_v1, whole genome shotgun sequence genomic DNA includes:
- the prrg1 gene encoding transmembrane gamma-carboxyglutamic acid protein 1 — protein MGAVFLSADTAHAVLKRLPRANFFLEEMKQGNIQRECREEICNYEEAREAFENDEKTRRFWEEYQRESSPKPGGLQSIVGGVNSLYLVLPLLLLLLLIVVVSFTAWKCHSRKRSQRSPAMGQRDSALAVVSMDQWGQSYQPDPTYSGDDITPGQVSVADPPPSYEEAVGHMDIRVETEPPPQYDDIIIGSASNPMIGQAK, from the exons ATGGGAGCCG TGTTCCTGTCAGCAGACACGGCGCATGCCGTGCTGAAAAGGCTCCCAAGAGCCAACTTCTTCCTGGAGGAGATGAAGCAGGGAAACATTCAGCGCGAATGCAGGGAGGAGATCTGTAACTACGAGGAGGCCCGAGAGGCTTTTGAGAATGACGAGAAGACG CGGCGATTCTGGGAGGAGTATCAGCGCGAGAGCAGCCCAAAACCCGGAGGACTTCAGTCCATAGTGGGCGGAGTCAACTCGTTGTACCTAGTCTTGCCCCTACTGCTGTTGCTGCTTCTCATCGTTGTCGTCTCATTCACCGCATGGAAATGCCACTCACGCAAAAGATCCCAGCGCAGCCCGGCTATGGGCCAGAGAGACTCTGCCCTCGCCGTCGTTTCCATGGACCAGTGGGGGCAAAGTTACCAGCCTGATCCGACCTATTCTGGTGATGACATCACACCAGGGCAGGTCAGCGTCGCGGATCCGCCTCCGTCTTATGAGGAAGCCGTGGGTCACATGGATATCCGCGTGGAGACGGAGCCTCCGCCCCAATATGACGACATCATCATAGGCTCTGCGAGCAACCCTATGATTGGCCAGGCCAAGTGA